Within the Zea mays cultivar B73 chromosome 10, Zm-B73-REFERENCE-NAM-5.0, whole genome shotgun sequence genome, the region CAACCCTGTCGACAAGAGGACTGCTCTGACGTACATTGATGCCGATGGCCACTGGCACCGTGTCAGCAAGGGTGCCCCTGAACAGGTGAGGAGATTTGCGTCCATGCTGCTTATTCTGGAACGAACTGAAAAAAAGCGAGCCTTCCTAGCTTCTTTCAGCAGGACTAACTAGTTAGATTTCTCCTGTGTGATGAAACCCAAACAGATTCTTGACCTGTGCCACTGCAAGGAGGATCTGAGGCGTAAGGTGCACGGTATCATCGACAAGTATGCCGAGCGTGGTCTTCGTTCGCTTGCTGTTGCCAGACAGGAAGTGCCTGAGAGAAACAAGGAGTCCCCTGGTGGACCATGGCAGTTCGTTGGTCTGTTGCCTTTGTTTGATCCGCCCAGGCATGACAGTGCTGAGACGATTCGCAAGGCTCTTGTTCTTGGTGTCAACGTCAAGATGATTACGGGTACATAGCCAGATAGCCTGTTAACAACAAATGAGCCTACAGTTTATTTGATTGGGCCAATATTTGTGCAATTGCTAAATTTGGACATCCTTTTGTTTTTACCTCAGGTGATCAGCTTGCTATCGGTAAGGAGACCGGAAGGAGGCTCGGGATGGGTACCAACATGTATCCTTCCTCAGCATTGCTCGGCCAAAACAAGGATGCTACGCTCGAGGCACTTCCTGTAGACGAGCTCATCGAGAAGGCCGACGGTTTTGCCGGAGTCTTCCCTGGTGAGTCAAACACCTACAAATTAACACTATCTAGGTTGTTGCTACGCAAAGTAATAAGTACCTTTTGCTTATGGGACTGTCTGTTGCGCAGAACACAAGTACGAGATCGTGAAGAGACTGCAAGAGAAGAAGCACATCGTTGGTATGACTGGAGACGGTGTCAACGACGCCCCGGCTCTTAAGAAGGCCGACATCGGTATCGCTGTCGCGGACGCTACCGACGCGGCCAGGAGCGCTTCCGACATTGTCCTTACTGAGCCAGGTCTCAGTGTCATCATCAGCGCTGTCCTCACCAGCAGATGCATCTTCCAGAGGATGAAGAACTACACCGTTAGTGCTTTCATCTATCCTCCCCCTCCCCTCTCGTTTTTTTTTTAAAGGTAGCATGCAAGCATGGTCTATGTTCtgactcttttcctttcttcgtcTTGTGAATCAACAGATCTATGCAGTCTCCATCACAATCCGTATAGTGGTAAGTACCTGACATACATGTTTTTTTTATAGTTGACATGGAACGCTTGCTGTGTCTGCAACCTAATGTGTGTTTTGTTTTACAGCTTGGATTTATGCTCATTGCATTGATCTGGCAATACGATTTCTCCCCCTTCATGGTCCTTATCATCGCCATTCTCAACGACGGTATGTATCACTGTACTGTTTTTCCCCCCTTGTTCTAACAGTATGTAGTGGTATCCTACTAGTATAGGCATTCTCAATTTCTCACAGTCTTTTCCCTTTTGCAGGCACTATCATGACCATCTCTAAGGACAGAGTTAAGCCGTCTCCGTTGCCGGACAGCTGGAAGCTGAAGGAGATCTTTGCCACGGGCATCGTGCTTGGAAGCTACCTCGCTCTGATGACTGTCATTTTCTTCTGGGCTATGCACAAGACCGACTTCTTCTCGGTAAAAAAATACCCTCCCCTAGCCATCTGCATCGTATGGATTTTGTTTTCCCTGTATGGTTGTTCTCACTACACTAGCCGTGTCATCGCGCAGGACAAATTCGGTGTGAGGTCGATCAGGGACAGTGAGCATGAGATGATGTCCGCGCTGTACCTCCAAGTGAGTATCGTGAGCCAGGCTCTGATCTTCGTCACCCGGTCCCGGAGCTGGTCCTTCGTGGAGCGCCCTGGCCTGCTCCTGGTCACCGCGTTCCTGCTCGCCCAGCTTGTAAGTATACCGGACTGCATGACTGTGAGCTGACGAATGGTGGTGGTAGTTCAATTCGTGGAAGCATGCCTAATCCGTGCCTGCTCTTTTCGGGTGCAGGTCGCGACCTTCCTCGCTGTCTACGCCAACTGGGGCTTCGCCAGGATCAAGGGTATCGGCTGGGGCTGGGCCGGTGTGGTCTGGCTCTACAGCATCGTGTTCTACTTCCCTCTGGACCTGATCAAGTTCTTCATCCGTTTCGTGCTCAGCGGCAGGGCATGGGACAACCTCCTGGAGAACAAGGTAGGGTTATATATATCTCTCTGTCCCAGTACGTAGTAGCCGGAGAGCAGCTAGCGGGCCATTATAGGAGTATTTGCTAACTTGCTGTTTATGAACCCTCCTCGACGTGCGTGTGCAGACCGCCTTCACCACCAAGAAGGACTACGGGCGGGAGGAGAGGGAGGCGCAGTGGGCCACCGCGCAGAGGACGCTGCACGGGCTCCAGCCGCCGGAGGCCGCCACCAGCACGCTGTTCCACGACAAGAACAGCTACCGCGAGCTGTCCGAGATCGCGGAGCAGGCCAAGAGGCGCGCCGAGATCGCGAGGCTGCGGGAGCTCAACACCCTCAAGGGCCACGTGGAGTCGGTGGTCAAGCTCAAGGGCCTGGACATCGACACCATCCAG harbors:
- the LOC542052 gene encoding proton-exporting ATPase 4 codes for the protein MGGLEEIKNEAVDLENIPIEEVFEQLKCTREGLSSSEGQQRLEIFGPNRLEEKKESKILKFLGFMWNPLSWVMEMAAVMAIALANGGGKPPDWEDFVGIIVLLVINSTISFIEENNAGNAAAALMANLAPKTKVLRDGRWGEQEAAILVPGDIVSIKLGDIVPADARLLEGDPLKVDQSALTGESLPVTKGPGDEVFSGSTCKQGEIEAVVIATGVHTFFGKAAHLVDSTNQVGHFQQVLTAIGNFCICSIAVGIVVEIIVMFPIQHRRYRSGIENLLVLLIGGIPIAMPTVLSVTMAIGSHKLSQQGAITKRMTAIEEMAGMDVLCSDKTGTLTLNKLSVDKNLVEVFCKGVDKDHVLLLAARASRTENQDAIDAAMVGMLADPKEARAGIREIHFLPFNPVDKRTALTYIDADGHWHRVSKGAPEQILDLCHCKEDLRRKVHGIIDKYAERGLRSLAVARQEVPERNKESPGGPWQFVGLLPLFDPPRHDSAETIRKALVLGVNVKMITGDQLAIGKETGRRLGMGTNMYPSSALLGQNKDATLEALPVDELIEKADGFAGVFPEHKYEIVKRLQEKKHIVGMTGDGVNDAPALKKADIGIAVADATDAARSASDIVLTEPGLSVIISAVLTSRCIFQRMKNYTIYAVSITIRIVLGFMLIALIWQYDFSPFMVLIIAILNDGTIMTISKDRVKPSPLPDSWKLKEIFATGIVLGSYLALMTVIFFWAMHKTDFFSDKFGVRSIRDSEHEMMSALYLQVSIVSQALIFVTRSRSWSFVERPGLLLVTAFLLAQLVATFLAVYANWGFARIKGIGWGWAGVVWLYSIVFYFPLDLIKFFIRFVLSGRAWDNLLENKTAFTTKKDYGREEREAQWATAQRTLHGLQPPEAATSTLFHDKNSYRELSEIAEQAKRRAEIARLRELNTLKGHVESVVKLKGLDIDTIQQNYTV